Proteins from a single region of Thunnus albacares chromosome 14, fThuAlb1.1, whole genome shotgun sequence:
- the cuedc2 gene encoding CUE domain-containing protein 2, with the protein MDLHKIIHSALHEFIQTYIPDADLSTLDDVLLSYITGVLEDLGSQQSVEENFDVEVFAEMLEAYIPGFAEIDSVKVCEMMFNLASKLATARTSAEEENSVPKERTDEISLKLTSLPSAPPPGRETQCLKTQTEGATAKVSVSEWEAQEQHLLEMFPKCSLSEARSALSIAKGDMEEAVRLIIEGDVQLSPTPLNVNHGKNISSQADQKLKESILEKYMLVDREDDKKTHRPVAPKDAPKKLVRYHSNQVVTTKGERYQLVKTNETEDMKKTYVNLKPARKYRFH; encoded by the exons ATGGACCTCCACAAAATCATCCACAGTGCGCTGCACGAATTTATTCAGACTTATATTCCTGATGCAGAtctcag CACGCTGGATGATGTTCTTCTGTCATACATCACTGGGGTCCTGGAGGACCTTGGCTCCCAGCAGAGCGTTGAGGAGAACTTTGATGTGGAGGTCTTTGCAGAGATGCTGGAAGCATACATACCTGGCTTTGCTGAAATTGACAG tgTCAAAGTATGTGAAATGATGTTCAACCTGGCTTCAAAACTAGCCACAGCTCGGACCTCAG ctgaagaagaaaacagtgtGCCTAAAGAAAGGACAGATGAGATTTCACTGAAACTCACCAGCCTGCCCAGTGCACCTCCACCAGGGAGAGAAACGCAGTGccttaaaacacagacagagggCGCCACTGCCAAG GTGTCAGTGTCTGAGTGGGAGGCCCAGGAGCAGCACCTGCTGGAGATGTTTCCCAAGTGTAGTCTGTCCGAGGCCCGCAGTGCCCTGTCTATTGCCAAAGGAGACATGGAGGAAGCTGTGCGCCTTATTATAGAGGGTGATGTCCAACTCAGCCCCACTCCTCTTAAT GTAAACCATGGGAAGAACATTTCCTCACAGGCAGACCAGAAACTTAAAGAGAGCATCCTTGAGAA GTACATGTTGGTTGACAGGgaagatgataaaaaaacacaccGGCCTGTCGCCCCAAAAGAT GCTCCAAAGAAGCTGGTTCGGTACCACAGCAATCAGGTGGTAACCACAAAAGGAGAGCGATATCAGCTTGTGAAGACAAACGAGACAGAGGACATGAAGAAGACGTACGTTAACCTCAAGCCTGCACGAAAGTACAGATTCCATTGA
- the hif1an gene encoding hypoxia-inducible factor 1-alpha inhibitor has protein sequence MAAATVVEADRAASEGGAAFSGVQARGWDESQLRKYSFTTKPIPRLSHTDPRAEMLINNEEPVVLTDTNLVYPALKWDIAYLQENIGNGDFSVYIAENHKFLYYDEKKMSNFENFVPKSQRMEMKFHEFVEKMHKTEEMGGEERVYLQQTLNDTVGKKIVVDFLGFNWNWINKQQAKRNWGQLTSNLLLIGMEGNVTPAHYDEQQNFFAQIKGHKRCILFPPDQFECLYPYPVHHPCDRQSQVDFDNPDYEKFPNFKNVVGYETVVGPGDVLYIPMYWWHHIESLLNGGVTITVNFWYKGAPTPKRIEYPLRAHQKVAIMRNIEKMLGEALGDPHEVGPLLKTMIKGRYDQDLS, from the exons ATGGCTGCAGCGACTGTCGTGGAGGCTGATCGGGCGGCGAGCGAAGGCGGCGCCGCTTTCTCCGGCGTGCAGGCCCGCGGCTGGGATGAGTCTCAGCTCCGAAAATACTCCTTCACAACCAAGCCCATTCCCAGACTGTCTCACACGGATCCCAGAGCCGAGATGCTAATAAATAACGAG GAACCGGTGGTTTTAACAGACACAAACCTGGTCTATCCGGCTCTCAAATGGGACATTGCGTACCTGCAAGAGAACATTGGAAACGGGGACTTCTCTGTCTACATCGCAGAAAACCACAAATTCCTCTACTAcgatgagaaaaaaatgtccaactttgAGAACTTTGTCCCCAAGTCACAGCGAATGGAAATGAAATTCCATGAATTTGTCGAAAAAATGCATAAAACGGAGGAAatgggaggggaggagag GGTATATTTGCAGCAGACCCTGAATGACACCGTAGGAAAGAAGATTGTTGTTGACTTCCTTGGTTTCAACTGGAACTGGATCAACAAACAGCAAGCCAAGAGGAACTGGGGACAGCTGACATCCAACCTGCTGCTCATAGGCATGGAGG GGAATGTGACGCCAGCACATTACGACGAGCAGCAGAACTTTTTTGCGCAGATCAAAGGCCACAAGAGATGCATCCTTTTCCCCCCAGACCAGTTTGAGTGTCTCTATCCATACCCTGTACATCACCCCTGTGACAGGCAGAGTCAA gtTGATTTTGACAACCCTGACTATGAGAAGTTTcccaattttaaaaatgttgttggCTATGAGACTGTTGTGGGCCCAGGAGATGTGCTCTACATCCCGATGTATTG gTGGCATCACATTGAATCACTGTTGAACGGTGGAGTGACAATCACTGTAAACTTCTGGTACAAA GGCGCCCCCACACCCAAGAGGATAGAATACCCGCTCCGAGCTCATCAGAAGGTGGCCATCATGAGAAATATTGAGAAGATGCTGGGAGAAGCGCTCGGAGACCCACATGAA gttGGACCTCTACTGAAAACGATGATCAAGGGGCGATATGACCAGGATCTCAGTTAG